The Campylobacterota bacterium genome includes a window with the following:
- a CDS encoding type II secretion system protein yields MTKREGFTLIELILVVVIVGILSTLVIPRFGDLIDNSRIASELSTASSVQSAIDATHGEWITNGCMFTWGNEQNSSLLNSYGYPEAEAMGDAANPFKNLLKNAENGEWVRNDAFTPPRYYGPATGNKTEHRGIPNKPDGDDYWEYNSTTGVFKLIEP; encoded by the coding sequence ATGACCAAACGGGAAGGGTTCACCCTCATAGAACTCATTCTCGTCGTCGTCATCGTCGGGATCCTCTCGACCCTCGTGATTCCGCGGTTTGGGGATCTCATCGACAATTCGAGAATCGCCTCGGAGCTCTCAACCGCCTCGTCGGTCCAGAGCGCCATCGACGCGACGCACGGGGAGTGGATCACGAACGGGTGTATGTTCACGTGGGGGAACGAGCAGAACTCTTCGCTGCTCAACAGCTATGGCTACCCCGAAGCCGAAGCGATGGGAGATGCCGCCAACCCGTTCAAAAACCTGCTGAAAAATGCCGAGAACGGGGAATGGGTCCGCAACGACGCGTTCACTCCTCCCCGCTATTACGGTCCGGCAACCGGAAACAAGACCGAACATCGCGGCATTCCCAACAAACCCGACGGGGACGATTACTGGGAATACAATTCGACGACGGGCGTCTTTAAACTGATCGAACCCTGA
- a CDS encoding type II secretion system protein produces the protein MRRALTLIELILATVIIGVVFTVIPRLIHALNQTSQTAVKEEAMYNAMTLMGAIVNLPWDENNTLHPQILHVTHGNPAYECNTTGGYRIGGFVGGRNCIEPAGIDYNASSPGAEGSDMNDVDDYALPIDTDSNCSRSTGEKLYTLTPTVVYVADPPPAGTALLSAVPLAAGSKSNTKYVTVKVGYHVDHRHSGCIGVLQYHAFNIGTAQINSIPWN, from the coding sequence ATGAGACGCGCACTCACCCTGATCGAGCTCATCCTCGCCACCGTCATCATCGGGGTCGTTTTCACGGTCATTCCCCGCCTCATCCACGCCCTCAACCAAACTTCACAGACCGCTGTCAAGGAAGAGGCGATGTACAATGCGATGACACTGATGGGCGCCATCGTCAACCTCCCCTGGGACGAAAACAATACCCTCCACCCCCAGATCCTGCACGTTACCCACGGCAATCCCGCTTACGAGTGCAATACGACCGGGGGCTACCGGATCGGCGGGTTCGTCGGCGGACGCAACTGCATCGAACCCGCGGGGATCGATTACAACGCCTCATCACCGGGAGCGGAGGGAAGCGACATGAACGACGTGGACGACTACGCCCTCCCCATCGACACCGACAGTAACTGTTCCCGCAGTACGGGAGAAAAGCTCTACACCCTCACCCCAACCGTCGTCTACGTCGCCGATCCTCCGCCGGCGGGAACGGCGCTCCTCTCCGCCGTTCCCCTGGCAGCCGGGTCCAAAAGCAACACCAAATACGTCACCGTCAAAGTAGGCTACCATGTCGACCACCGCCACAGCGGATGCATCGGCGTGTTGCAATACCACGCCTTCAACATCGGTACGGCACAGATCAACTCGATCCCCTGGAACTGA
- the maf gene encoding septum formation inhibitor Maf — protein sequence MLRLASSSPTRAELLQNAGIPFVQQSVDFDEDSILATSPKNFVYQATLGKYKTNFEAFGCADYPLLVADTVVTAGGKILRKAKDETDAREILATQSGSETDIITCMIYKTPRLELIDMSVTRYFFDPFEPEDLERYLQSGQWRGKAGACMVEGFCKPYIREVRGFESTAMGLSVEILRIFMGEA from the coding sequence ATGCTGCGGCTGGCCTCTTCTTCCCCCACCCGCGCCGAACTGCTTCAGAACGCGGGAATCCCTTTTGTCCAGCAATCGGTCGATTTCGACGAAGATTCGATTCTCGCGACCTCCCCGAAAAATTTTGTCTACCAGGCGACGCTGGGAAAATACAAAACGAATTTCGAAGCCTTCGGATGTGCCGATTATCCCCTGCTGGTGGCCGACACGGTCGTAACGGCAGGGGGAAAAATCCTCCGCAAGGCCAAGGACGAAACCGATGCACGGGAGATACTGGCTACCCAAAGCGGCTCGGAAACCGATATCATTACCTGTATGATCTACAAAACCCCCCGTCTGGAACTGATCGATATGTCGGTAACCCGTTATTTTTTCGATCCCTTCGAACCTGAGGACCTGGAGCGCTATCTCCAAAGCGGGCAATGGCGCGGGAAAGCGGGGGCGTGCATGGTGGAGGGGTTTTGCAAACCCTATATCCGGGAAGTACGGGGATTCGAGAGCACCGCGATGGGGCTTTCCGTCGAAATCCTCAGAATATTCATGGGGGAGGCTTGA
- a CDS encoding type II secretion system protein, giving the protein MKKAFSLLEFIFVIVLIGIVSGIGFYTYRSNNAYEDAQYALLKLKEARYRAIGYDGVQSQGCVTLTEAGLEENATSAHDIRSTITHTGRGDTVCFDALGRPHDMGYSIALESLIHAPIDITFHNADDEQESDVLIRLFPQSGYAIIMYNN; this is encoded by the coding sequence ATGAAAAAAGCGTTTTCCCTGTTGGAATTTATTTTCGTCATCGTCCTCATCGGTATCGTCAGCGGCATCGGTTTTTACACCTACCGCTCCAACAACGCCTACGAAGACGCCCAGTACGCCCTCCTCAAACTCAAAGAGGCGCGCTACCGCGCGATCGGGTACGACGGGGTGCAGTCGCAAGGGTGCGTCACCCTCACCGAAGCGGGCCTCGAGGAGAACGCCACCTCCGCACACGATATCCGCTCGACGATCACCCACACGGGGCGCGGCGATACCGTCTGTTTCGACGCGCTTGGCCGCCCCCACGATATGGGGTATTCGATCGCTCTCGAGAGCCTGATCCACGCGCCGATCGACATCACGTTTCACAACGCCGACGATGAGCAAGAGAGCGATGTCCTCATCCGTCTCTTTCCCCAAAGCGGATATGCTATAATCATGTACAATAATTGA
- a CDS encoding prepilin-type N-terminal cleavage/methylation domain-containing protein: MKRSAFTLIELIMVIVIIGVLAAVAIPQYLNLQQNAEVKGVIKTTIDTATSAINAAVNRVGLENDSEFTLSELVNVSGKGWSYDANDTNGTYNYITTEGTVATIRLNLADRSVQYLIDCDNFVDSVSQSKCLSDLNVSSVTGADLNKTVTY; encoded by the coding sequence ATGAAACGTAGTGCATTCACGCTCATCGAGCTGATTATGGTCATCGTCATCATCGGGGTTTTGGCGGCCGTCGCGATCCCGCAGTATCTGAACCTGCAGCAAAACGCGGAAGTCAAAGGGGTTATCAAAACGACCATCGACACGGCAACCAGCGCCATCAACGCCGCGGTCAACCGCGTAGGGCTTGAAAACGACAGCGAATTCACCCTCTCCGAACTGGTCAACGTATCGGGCAAAGGGTGGTCATACGACGCCAACGACACCAACGGAACGTACAACTACATCACGACGGAAGGGACGGTCGCGACAATCCGCCTCAACCTCGCCGACCGCAGCGTGCAGTATCTGATCGATTGTGACAACTTCGTCGATTCGGTCAGTCAGTCAAAATGTCTGAGCGACCTGAACGTCAGCTCCGTTACGGGTGCCGATCTGAACAAAACCGTCACTTACTAA
- the alaS gene encoding alanine--tRNA ligase → MLDVREAFLAFFESKQHERTASSPLVPDDATLLFTNAGMVPFKSVFTGDIPIPANPRATSAQTCVRAGGKHNDLENVGHTARHHTFFEMLGNFSFGDYFKEEAIAYAWEFVTEVMKLPKEKLWVTVHESDDEAEEIWKKHIAADRIMRLGDKDNFWQMGDTGPCGPCSEIFIDQGAEHFNGPEDYMGGDGDRFLEIWNLVFMQYERNAKGELKPLPKPSIDTGMGLERATAVLEGVTSNYDSSLFMPIIRKVEALIGKPYVYATGASYRVIADHIRTVTFLLAQGTNFSNEGRGYVLRRILRRAVRHGYLLGFTKPFMFEVADTVAEVMGKQYPYIVEKLAVVKEQIMLEEERFFKTIQSGIELFNEELKNTKEVFSGDVAFKLYDTFGFPLDLTEDMLREKNMSLDTGTFERLMGEQRERAKAAWKGSGDAHVEGDFKTLLETFGLNTFIGYGYTKAPVKVLSLLGENFERVDQLSARQKGWVLLEETPFYAESGGQCGDTGTLGDKATVLDTKKFHGLNLSHIETTATLSVGETVDAIVDPSRNEIAKHHSATHLLHAALFDILGDHISQAGSLVEHNRLRFDFSHPKAMSAEEIALVEERVNQHIFHALEGITREMSIDEAKKSGAKAQFGEKYGDTVRVVNFGTASVEFCGGTHVDNTASIGTFVIVKESGVSAGVRRIEAVCGNAAYNLFKAQRHLLEEVEASVKNRDVLAGIERLKEQVKTLKAEMSALASASKEELAVTMMGSTAVVVAELGAGDIKERIDELKNAHDSVAVMLFQVKDDKVMLAAGAKNTSLKAGDWIKAIAPILGGGGGGRPDFAQAGGKDASKLGEAKDAALSYVTRELGA, encoded by the coding sequence ATGTTAGACGTCCGCGAAGCCTTTTTGGCCTTTTTCGAATCCAAACAACACGAGCGTACTGCCAGTTCGCCGCTGGTTCCCGATGATGCGACCCTCCTCTTTACCAACGCAGGGATGGTTCCGTTCAAATCGGTCTTCACCGGAGATATCCCGATCCCGGCCAACCCGCGTGCGACGAGCGCCCAGACCTGCGTCCGTGCCGGCGGAAAACACAACGACCTCGAAAACGTCGGCCATACGGCCCGCCACCACACGTTTTTCGAGATGCTCGGAAACTTCAGTTTCGGCGACTATTTCAAAGAAGAGGCGATTGCCTATGCGTGGGAATTCGTCACCGAGGTGATGAAACTGCCGAAGGAGAAATTGTGGGTCACCGTCCATGAAAGCGACGACGAGGCCGAAGAGATCTGGAAAAAACACATCGCCGCGGATCGGATCATGCGTCTTGGGGACAAGGATAACTTCTGGCAGATGGGTGACACGGGCCCCTGCGGTCCGTGTTCGGAAATCTTCATCGATCAGGGTGCCGAACATTTCAACGGTCCCGAGGACTACATGGGGGGAGACGGAGACCGCTTCCTGGAGATCTGGAACCTCGTATTCATGCAGTACGAGCGCAATGCCAAAGGTGAACTCAAGCCGCTTCCCAAGCCCTCCATCGATACGGGTATGGGGCTGGAGCGGGCGACCGCAGTCCTCGAAGGGGTAACGAGCAACTACGACAGCTCGCTGTTCATGCCGATCATCCGCAAGGTCGAAGCCCTCATCGGCAAGCCCTACGTTTATGCCACCGGCGCATCGTATCGCGTCATCGCCGACCATATCCGCACCGTTACGTTCCTGCTCGCGCAGGGGACGAACTTCTCCAACGAAGGGCGCGGGTACGTCCTTCGCCGGATTTTGCGCCGCGCGGTGCGCCACGGCTATCTGCTCGGGTTTACCAAACCGTTCATGTTCGAAGTCGCCGATACGGTAGCCGAAGTGATGGGGAAACAATACCCTTACATCGTCGAAAAACTCGCCGTCGTCAAAGAGCAGATCATGCTCGAAGAAGAGCGTTTCTTCAAGACGATCCAGTCGGGGATCGAACTCTTCAACGAGGAGCTTAAAAATACCAAAGAGGTCTTCAGCGGCGACGTGGCGTTCAAGCTCTACGATACGTTCGGCTTCCCCCTCGATCTGACCGAGGACATGCTTCGCGAGAAAAACATGAGTCTCGATACCGGGACGTTCGAGCGGCTCATGGGTGAGCAGCGCGAACGCGCCAAAGCGGCATGGAAAGGCTCGGGAGACGCCCACGTCGAGGGGGATTTCAAAACCCTTCTCGAAACCTTCGGCCTCAATACGTTCATCGGTTACGGCTACACCAAAGCGCCGGTCAAAGTACTCTCACTGCTGGGTGAAAATTTCGAGCGCGTCGACCAGCTCAGCGCTCGTCAAAAAGGGTGGGTGCTCCTCGAAGAGACCCCGTTCTACGCCGAGAGCGGCGGACAGTGCGGAGATACCGGAACGCTCGGCGACAAAGCGACCGTTCTCGATACGAAAAAATTCCACGGCCTCAACCTCTCGCACATCGAGACGACAGCGACGCTCAGCGTCGGCGAAACGGTAGACGCGATCGTCGATCCTTCCCGCAACGAGATCGCCAAACACCACTCGGCGACCCACCTGCTGCACGCCGCCCTTTTTGATATCCTGGGCGACCACATCAGCCAGGCCGGTTCGCTCGTCGAGCATAACCGTCTGCGCTTCGACTTCTCCCACCCCAAAGCGATGAGTGCGGAGGAGATCGCCCTCGTCGAAGAGCGGGTCAACCAGCACATTTTTCACGCCCTCGAGGGGATTACCCGCGAAATGAGCATCGACGAAGCGAAAAAAAGCGGTGCGAAAGCGCAATTCGGTGAAAAATACGGCGATACGGTCCGCGTTGTCAATTTCGGAACCGCGTCGGTGGAATTCTGCGGCGGAACCCACGTCGACAACACCGCCTCCATCGGGACGTTCGTCATCGTCAAGGAGAGCGGCGTAAGCGCCGGGGTACGCCGTATCGAAGCGGTGTGCGGCAACGCGGCCTACAACCTCTTCAAAGCGCAGCGCCATCTTCTCGAAGAGGTCGAAGCTTCGGTCAAAAACCGCGACGTGCTGGCGGGGATCGAGCGGCTCAAAGAGCAGGTGAAAACCCTCAAAGCCGAGATGAGCGCACTGGCATCGGCTTCCAAAGAAGAACTCGCCGTAACGATGATGGGTTCTACCGCCGTGGTCGTCGCCGAACTGGGCGCGGGGGACATCAAAGAGCGGATCGACGAGCTCAAAAACGCCCACGATTCGGTCGCGGTCATGCTTTTCCAGGTGAAGGACGATAAGGTGATGCTGGCGGCGGGAGCGAAAAACACCTCCCTCAAAGCGGGAGACTGGATCAAAGCCATCGCGCCGATTCTCGGCGGCGGCGGCGGCGGACGTCCGGACTTCGCCCAGGCGGGCGGAAAAGACGCTTCCAAACTGGGTGAAGCCAAAGATGCCGCTCTCTCGTACGTGACGCGGGAGCTTGGCGCATGA
- the leuA gene encoding 2-isopropylmalate synthase has protein sequence MKHTKMGKYRPYPQVDLPNRVWPTKTITRAPIWCSVDLRDGNQALVTPMNLDQKLELFTLLLKLGFKNIEVGFPSASKVEFDFLRTLVDQKLIPGDVTIQVLVQAREHLIDKTFEALSGVKKAIVHLYNSTSIAQRKIVFGKEQDDIIALALEGVDMVKARAQKHDGEIMLEYSPESFTGTELEFAARICNAVIERWGVNENRKVIINLPATVEMATPNVYADQVEWMGRHLIHREHVLISTHTHNDRGTSVAATELALLAGADRVEGTLLANGERTGNVDIITLALNMYTQGIDPELDFSDLDTVVRTVERCTDIETHVRHPYVGELVYTAFSGSHQDAINKGLAYQRAKHDAFWEVPYLPIDPQDVGRNYEGIIRINSQSGKGGVAYVLEDKFGYSLPKKMHPEIGRIVQHVTDEAGRELSSEEIFGIFEKTYFGEPHDIEFLDYSVISESAKDKLVKCVLEYSHKGKTIRSEGQGNGPIDACKNALMVEYSHPFKILCYSEHSHGELSSAEAIAYIEIQTEKLESFFGVGRDSDITVASIKAMFSALNRAFS, from the coding sequence ATGAAACATACGAAAATGGGCAAATACCGCCCTTATCCCCAAGTCGATTTGCCGAACCGCGTTTGGCCAACCAAAACCATCACCCGTGCTCCCATCTGGTGCAGCGTCGATCTTCGCGACGGAAACCAGGCGCTCGTGACACCGATGAATTTGGATCAGAAACTTGAACTCTTCACCCTATTGCTGAAACTGGGATTTAAAAACATCGAAGTGGGATTCCCCTCGGCGTCGAAAGTCGAGTTCGACTTTTTGCGCACCCTCGTCGATCAGAAACTGATTCCGGGTGACGTGACGATCCAGGTGCTCGTCCAGGCGCGCGAACACCTGATCGACAAGACGTTCGAAGCCCTCTCAGGGGTCAAAAAAGCGATCGTTCACCTCTACAACTCCACCTCGATCGCGCAACGCAAGATCGTCTTTGGCAAAGAGCAAGACGACATTATCGCGCTGGCCCTCGAAGGGGTCGACATGGTCAAGGCCCGGGCGCAGAAACACGACGGCGAGATCATGCTCGAATATTCCCCCGAGAGTTTCACGGGGACGGAGCTTGAATTCGCCGCACGGATCTGTAACGCCGTCATCGAGCGCTGGGGGGTCAACGAAAACCGCAAGGTGATCATCAACCTCCCCGCCACCGTCGAAATGGCGACGCCGAACGTCTACGCCGATCAGGTAGAATGGATGGGGCGCCATCTGATCCACCGCGAGCACGTGTTGATTTCGACCCACACCCACAACGACCGCGGAACCTCGGTCGCCGCGACCGAGCTGGCGCTCCTCGCCGGTGCCGACCGGGTCGAGGGGACGCTGCTGGCCAACGGCGAGCGGACGGGGAACGTCGACATCATCACCCTCGCGCTCAACATGTACACGCAGGGGATCGACCCCGAACTCGATTTCAGCGACCTCGACACGGTCGTCCGCACCGTCGAGCGGTGCACCGACATCGAAACGCACGTACGCCATCCTTACGTCGGGGAACTCGTCTACACGGCATTTTCGGGATCGCACCAGGATGCGATTAACAAAGGGCTTGCGTATCAGCGGGCCAAGCACGACGCGTTTTGGGAAGTCCCCTATCTCCCCATCGACCCGCAGGACGTGGGACGCAATTACGAGGGGATCATCCGGATCAATTCCCAGTCGGGCAAGGGGGGGGTCGCCTACGTTCTTGAAGACAAGTTCGGCTATTCGCTCCCCAAAAAGATGCACCCCGAGATCGGCCGGATCGTCCAGCACGTCACCGACGAAGCGGGGCGGGAACTGTCGAGCGAGGAGATATTCGGGATTTTCGAGAAGACCTATTTCGGCGAACCGCACGACATCGAATTCCTTGATTACTCGGTGATCAGCGAGAGCGCGAAAGACAAGCTGGTCAAATGCGTCCTTGAATACAGCCACAAAGGCAAAACGATCCGCAGCGAAGGGCAGGGGAACGGCCCGATCGATGCGTGCAAAAACGCGTTGATGGTCGAATATTCCCACCCGTTCAAGATCCTCTGCTACAGCGAGCATTCGCATGGGGAGCTCTCCAGCGCCGAGGCGATCGCTTACATCGAGATTCAGACGGAGAAACTGGAGAGTTTCTTCGGCGTGGGGCGCGACAGCGATATCACCGTCGCTTCCATCAAGGCGATGTTCAGTGCGCTGAACCGCGCGTTTTCGTAA
- a CDS encoding secretin N-terminal domain-containing protein: MRIFFLTLIFVSALFGAQECDNKRFSLNAYQNRGSGLTLLDLVRDVAQTCNISVVFEDNLAREKLMQPLDMVNIQDYSVPELFAFIFDEHNLFHTYDAQRGVVRVSYTKTVNFNVDYINMSELVTESTKSITVGPGTNAGTSSGGYGTTGNVAGTGNNVSGSGNLSSGSNTDYTKVRAISTFTFWDQLKEHIQQILQVDDAYNEALHKTMVNRDAAVVSVTATKRQLAEVKRYLDKLESRMHAQVMLEAHLIELTYNDYSSVGVNWSNFSLALNGTYSNSFNNTGVANPVYKFGIDFNPAGLIDFLKTYGDVEVLSNPKVLTLNNQPAVINVGQQLSYLYQNGSIIGTTSTPTTTTNTLGSVFVGLTLNIIPEVTEEGYIIMRINPITSELIDDSELSGNGGSSSSTTQTERAMPPDTRVKQMTSIVKVKDSQKVLIGGLIEKKIDKNDTKVPLVGDIPLFGRLFHNTTDTVRKSELFILITPTLIKEDTLPTIDDAVLKRFD, encoded by the coding sequence GTGAGAATATTTTTCCTGACGCTGATCTTTGTTTCGGCCCTGTTCGGGGCTCAGGAGTGCGACAACAAACGGTTCAGCCTCAACGCCTACCAAAACCGCGGAAGCGGGCTTACCCTGCTCGATCTCGTGCGCGACGTGGCGCAGACCTGCAACATCAGCGTCGTGTTCGAGGACAACCTCGCCCGCGAAAAGCTGATGCAGCCGCTGGACATGGTCAATATCCAAGACTACAGCGTCCCCGAACTCTTTGCGTTCATCTTCGACGAACACAACCTTTTTCACACCTACGACGCCCAACGCGGGGTCGTGAGGGTCTCCTACACCAAAACGGTCAACTTCAACGTCGATTACATCAACATGTCTGAGCTGGTGACCGAATCGACCAAATCGATCACCGTGGGGCCGGGAACCAACGCCGGAACCTCTTCGGGGGGCTACGGTACGACCGGAAATGTTGCGGGAACCGGGAACAACGTATCGGGATCGGGAAACCTCAGCAGCGGGTCCAACACCGACTATACCAAGGTCCGCGCAATTTCGACGTTTACCTTCTGGGATCAGCTCAAAGAGCACATCCAGCAAATCCTCCAGGTCGACGACGCCTACAACGAAGCCCTCCACAAAACGATGGTTAACCGCGACGCCGCGGTCGTCAGCGTCACCGCGACCAAACGCCAGCTGGCGGAGGTCAAACGCTATCTCGACAAACTCGAATCCCGGATGCACGCGCAGGTGATGCTCGAAGCGCACCTCATCGAACTCACGTACAACGACTACAGTTCGGTGGGGGTAAACTGGAGCAACTTCAGCCTCGCACTGAACGGTACCTATTCGAACAGCTTCAACAACACCGGGGTCGCCAACCCGGTTTACAAATTCGGTATCGATTTCAACCCGGCCGGGCTGATCGATTTTCTCAAAACCTACGGGGACGTCGAAGTCCTCTCGAACCCCAAAGTGCTCACCCTCAACAATCAGCCCGCCGTCATCAACGTCGGACAGCAGCTGAGCTACCTCTACCAAAACGGCAGCATCATCGGCACCACTTCGACCCCGACGACGACGACGAACACCCTCGGATCGGTCTTCGTGGGGCTGACGCTCAACATCATCCCCGAAGTGACCGAAGAGGGTTACATCATCATGCGGATCAACCCGATTACCAGCGAACTGATCGACGACTCGGAGCTCTCCGGCAACGGGGGGTCCTCCTCTTCGACCACCCAGACCGAGCGGGCGATGCCTCCCGATACCCGCGTCAAACAGATGACGTCGATCGTCAAGGTCAAAGACTCCCAAAAAGTCCTCATCGGCGGGCTTATCGAGAAAAAAATCGATAAAAACGACACCAAAGTGCCGCTGGTCGGGGATATTCCCCTCTTCGGTCGGCTGTTCCACAACACCACCGACACGGTGCGCAAAAGCGAACTTTTCATCCTGATTACCCCGACGCTGATCAAGGAAGACACCCTTCCCACGATCGACGATGCGGTGCTCAAACGGTTTGACTGA
- a CDS encoding ATP-binding protein: MTTWLKAAERFEERRNTQDYFEMQSALSAIDKIATCLDEKFPQPVYLIGEPGSGKTFLLNLLYDRWYEKRHVILIETPFITPLSFLYQLIRHKGVVAEGEDIERLRVQATELYRGTDHVVMIDEAQLLSVEMREFVRMLSDSQAFWFLLAMHKKEGEAILQAPHFKSRPHRVVELSCLTPNECKNYLYRELLRIGYADIDELSPALIKKAHRISGGNFRNFKKLFYHFFHLLHYTNAHRKTKYLRPSSCTITMAAMSAELIHD; encoded by the coding sequence ATGACGACCTGGCTCAAAGCGGCGGAACGGTTCGAAGAGCGGCGGAATACGCAGGACTATTTCGAAATGCAAAGCGCCCTCTCGGCGATCGATAAAATCGCTACCTGCCTCGACGAAAAATTCCCGCAGCCCGTTTACCTCATCGGGGAGCCCGGCAGCGGCAAAACCTTTCTCCTCAACCTCCTCTACGACCGCTGGTACGAGAAACGCCACGTCATCCTGATCGAGACCCCTTTTATCACCCCTTTGAGTTTTCTCTACCAGCTCATCCGCCACAAGGGGGTCGTCGCCGAAGGGGAAGACATCGAACGGCTGCGGGTGCAGGCGACGGAGCTCTATCGCGGCACGGACCACGTCGTCATGATCGACGAAGCGCAGCTGCTCAGCGTCGAAATGCGTGAGTTCGTCCGGATGCTCAGTGATTCACAGGCGTTCTGGTTTCTGTTGGCCATGCACAAAAAAGAGGGGGAGGCGATCTTGCAGGCCCCCCATTTCAAAAGCCGCCCCCACCGGGTCGTCGAACTCTCCTGTCTCACCCCCAATGAATGCAAAAACTACCTCTACCGGGAGCTGCTGCGGATCGGCTATGCCGACATCGACGAGCTCTCCCCGGCCCTGATCAAAAAAGCACACCGCATCAGCGGCGGCAACTTCCGGAATTTCAAAAAGCTCTTTTACCATTTTTTCCATCTGCTGCACTACACCAACGCCCACCGGAAAACGAAATACCTCCGTCCCTCGTCGTGTACGATCACGATGGCGGCGATGAGCGCGGAGCTGATCCATGATTGA
- a CDS encoding prepilin-type N-terminal cleavage/methylation domain-containing protein, with protein MRRGYTLIEIILTVAIAGILSMGMFKALEAIALRSEKAKAFSTLSIDSQSALDQISSLLYNRIPFSAVGFDFNDTRPYRPLDEVNDKTILEWYGSANEGYLAGDYSGFVDLNRSDFATRTLYSPDTNLSALLAREKIKWNDPALDFSDLLLVFSGTTFKGYAISGSLPNAITLGGTPPETIYEQYRIADSAYALTRKEHAASCFPNPAFDDDTLLLFYNYRPWKGENFCDGEVTVVATGVNAFRAQMLNGTIRLSIDMNRPVRGSLNPVKLSKQKVVF; from the coding sequence ATGCGCCGCGGCTATACCCTGATCGAAATCATCCTCACCGTCGCCATCGCGGGGATCCTCTCGATGGGGATGTTCAAAGCGCTCGAAGCGATCGCTCTGCGCTCGGAAAAGGCCAAGGCGTTCAGCACCCTTTCGATCGATTCGCAAAGCGCCCTGGATCAGATCAGTTCGCTCCTCTACAACCGCATCCCCTTCTCAGCCGTCGGGTTCGACTTCAACGACACGCGTCCCTACCGCCCGCTGGATGAAGTGAACGACAAAACGATCCTCGAATGGTACGGCTCGGCGAACGAGGGCTATCTGGCGGGGGATTACAGCGGATTCGTCGATCTCAACCGCTCCGATTTTGCGACCCGTACCCTCTACTCCCCCGACACGAACCTCTCCGCCCTGCTCGCCCGCGAAAAAATCAAATGGAACGATCCCGCCCTCGATTTTTCCGACCTGCTCCTCGTCTTTTCGGGAACGACGTTCAAAGGCTACGCCATCAGCGGTAGCCTTCCGAACGCGATCACGCTGGGCGGCACCCCGCCCGAAACGATCTACGAGCAGTACCGCATCGCCGATTCGGCGTACGCGCTCACCCGCAAAGAACACGCCGCGTCATGCTTTCCCAATCCCGCGTTCGACGACGACACCCTGCTGCTGTTTTACAACTACCGCCCCTGGAAAGGGGAAAATTTCTGCGACGGGGAGGTCACCGTCGTCGCCACCGGCGTCAACGCGTTCCGCGCCCAGATGCTTAACGGCACGATCCGTCTCTCCATCGACATGAACCGTCCCGTCCGCGGCAGCCTGAACCCCGTGAAGCTCTCCAAACAAAAGGTGGTGTTCTGA